From the genome of Thiovibrio frasassiensis:
GGGCCAAGATGTACCGACACGTCGAGGGCGCCTTTATTCTGGGGGTGGAGCGCCGCGCCAAATATATCCTCTTGCGCTTGACCGGCAAGGCGATCCTGCTTTTTCATCTCGGCATGACCGGTAAGATCGGCATCTTTCCCAGCGATTCTCCCCGCCGCAGGCATGATCATCTCCGCTTTTTATTGGATAACGGCAAGGAGATGCGTTTTAACGATGTGCGGAGGTTCGGCTGTGTCGAGGTGTATTCGGAAAAAGAATTGCAAGAGAGCGATCCCTTTGCCGGTTTGGGACCGGAGCCTTTTTCCGAGGATTTTTCCGCCGACTATCTGCTGGAAAAGGCCCGGGGCAAAAAAACACCGGTGAAGAGTTTTCTCATGGACAACCGGGTGGTGGTGGGGCTTGGCAATATCTACGCCAACGAAACGCTCTTTGCCGCTTGCACCCACCCGCAAACCCCGGTTCATCGTTTGTTGAAGCTGGATTGGCAGCTGATCGTCAACAAGAGTCGGCTTATCCTGAAGAAGGCGATTGCCATGGGAGGCTCCACTATCTCCGATTACGAGAACGTCAGCGGCGAGGCCGGTTATTTTCAACTGGAATTGGCGGTGTACGGACGTCAGGGGCAGCCCTGCACGCAGTGCGGTCAGCCGGTTGTCCGTACTGTCTTGGGCGGGCGGGCCACCTTTTGGTGCCCGGGGTGTCAAAAATAAAGGAGCGAAGGGTTGGTTTTTTTCGGGGGGGAGATAAATTTTTTCTTTACTCGGGCGAAGAGCGGAGGTATAAGGGGGATATTTGTCACCCCTGACCGAGGGAAGAGTTGTCTGGCTGATCCAGGCGTGATCACTGCCAAAGTGTACTGCGCATTGTCGCAATTATTAAAAACACCAAGAGAGGAAGAGAACCATGAAATCTGTAAAAGCAACTGTTGCCCTTGCCCTGATGCTGCTTCTTGCCACCGGCCTGATCGCTTGCAAGAAAGCTGAAGAAGCAGAAGTAGCTGCTCCCGCTGTTGAGCAGGCTGCTCCCGCTGTTGAGCCCGCCGCTCCTGTTATGGAGCCCGCTGCTCCTGTTGCTGCACCCGAGGCTGCTGCTCCTGAGGCTGCTCCTGCTGCTGCTCCTGAGGCTGCTCCTGCTGCAAAGTAATTGCTGTTCCCCTTCCGGGCTGGGTTTTCCCAGCCCGGAAGTTTTCACTTTCTTCCCTCTCCCCTGCAGTTCCTCTGTTCGTTTTCAGAAATAAACGCTAAAGCTCCATGACCTCCAGCAACGCCTTGGCTGCTTGGGCGAGATCCGCTGTGCTGTGGTGGCGGGTAATGGAGAACCTGAGTCGCGCGGTGCCCTCCGGCACGGTGGGCGGGCGAACAGCCGTGGCAAAGATCCTCTCTTTCCGGAGGAGTTCCGCTTTGGCCAGTGCTGCCTTGCTTTCTCCGACCTGAATGGGAATGATCTGTGAGGGACCAAGGTCCGCCAGATAGCCCCCGGCACGCAACATTCCCTTGAAATAGGCCATTTTTGCCTGCAGGTCGTGGCGCAGTTCGGGCTCCTGCTGGATAAGCTGCACCGCGGCCAGGGAGGCTGCGGCTACCGCCGGTGGTAAAGCGGTGGAAAAGACGAAGCTTCTGGCCCGATTGAGCAGATAATCGATCATCTCCCTGTTTCCTGCCACATAGGCGCCATAGCTGCCAAGGGCCTTGCCGAAGGTGCCCATGGCCAGATCCACCCCGCTGCTCACCCCGTCTTCTTCGATAATCCCGCCGCCCTTTGCGCCGAAAACTCCCGTGGCATGGGCCTCGTCCACCATGAGCAGGCAACCGAAGCGCTCCTTGATTGCCACCAGTTCACGCAGCGGGCAGCGGTCGCCGTCCATGCTGTAGATGGACTCCACCACGATCAGGGCCGTGCCGGTGCCCCGTTTTTCCATGAGTAACTCTTCGAGATGATTGAGATCGTTGTGCCGGAAACGGATCACGCGGGCGCCGGAAAGGCGGCAGCCGTCATGGATGCTGGCATGGTTCAGCCGGTCGCTGAAGACGCAATCGTGGCGATTCATCAGGGCGGGAATGATACCGGTGTTCGCCATGTAGCCGGAGCCGAAGGTGAGGGCAGCTTCCTTGCCCTTGAGCGTGGCCATTGCTTCCTCCAGCTCATGATGCACCGCAAGGTCGCCGCTCATCAGCCGGGAAGCCCCGGATCCGGTGCCAAACCGGAGGAGGGCCTGTTGGGCGGCCGCGATGAGGGCCGGGTGTTCGGCAAGGGCCAGGTAGTCATTGGAAGAAAAATCGATCAGCTCCCGGTTTCCATCCCCGGCAAGGGTGAGCCGTCCTTTTGCCCGGGAGCTGACAGGCCGCAGGCTGCGGAGGCCCCCCTTTTCCTGTTGCTGGCTGAGCCAGGTCTTCAGATCGACCATAATTGGATGATATCTTCGGCAAATTTGCGGTCTGCCTCCGGGGAACGTCCCCGCTGGGTGAGATAGCCGCCGATCATCATGCCATCGGCGCCTCCCATGAAGGCGGAGCTTAAAAAATCGCTCAGGGCGGATTCGCGGCCGGCCGCTAAGCGGATGGCTGCCTGGGGCAGGATCAGACGGTAGAGGGCGATGGAGCGGAGGATTTCCGCGATGGGCATGGGCGGCAGTTCGCCGCAGGGCGTGCCGGGCAAGGGGATGAGGACATTGATGGGCACCGAGTCAATCCCGCATTCGGCCAGGGTCATGGCCATGGAGAGTCGATCCGTCTCGGATTCTCCCAAGCCGAAGATGCCGCCGCTGCAGACTGAGAGGCCGACGTTCTGAGCGGCCTTGATGGTTGCGACCCGGTCGGAGAAACTGTGGGTGGTGCAGACCTGGGGGAAGAACTCGTTGGAGGTTTCCAGATTGTGGTGGTAACGGGAAACCCCCGCTTCTTTAAGCTGGCGGAGCTCTGCCTCGCCCAAGATGCCAAGGGAGGCGCACACCTTGATCCCCACTTCTTCCCGGATGGTGCGGATGATCTCCAGCATCTGGGGAAGATCAGCGCTGGCCAGCCCCCTGCCGCTGGTCACCAGGGAGAAACGCCCGGCCCCGTTTTTTTTGGCCTCCCGGGCAGCGGTCAGGATCTGGGCTTTGTCCAGCAGGGGATAGACCGGTGCCTCGGTTTGGTAATGGGCGGATTGCGTGCAAAAACGGCAATCTTCGCTGCACCGGCCTGATTTGGCGTTGATGATGCTGCAGAGAGAAAAGGATGTTC
Proteins encoded in this window:
- the mutM gene encoding bifunctional DNA-formamidopyrimidine glycosylase/DNA-(apurinic or apyrimidinic site) lyase, whose translation is MPELPEVEVVCRGLAPLVLKRKILSVSFSNKKLRKPFPRAKMYRHVEGAFILGVERRAKYILLRLTGKAILLFHLGMTGKIGIFPSDSPRRRHDHLRFLLDNGKEMRFNDVRRFGCVEVYSEKELQESDPFAGLGPEPFSEDFSADYLLEKARGKKTPVKSFLMDNRVVVGLGNIYANETLFAACTHPQTPVHRLLKLDWQLIVNKSRLILKKAIAMGGSTISDYENVSGEAGYFQLELAVYGRQGQPCTQCGQPVVRTVLGGRATFWCPGCQK
- the bioF gene encoding 8-amino-7-oxononanoate synthase; amino-acid sequence: MVDLKTWLSQQQEKGGLRSLRPVSSRAKGRLTLAGDGNRELIDFSSNDYLALAEHPALIAAAQQALLRFGTGSGASRLMSGDLAVHHELEEAMATLKGKEAALTFGSGYMANTGIIPALMNRHDCVFSDRLNHASIHDGCRLSGARVIRFRHNDLNHLEELLMEKRGTGTALIVVESIYSMDGDRCPLRELVAIKERFGCLLMVDEAHATGVFGAKGGGIIEEDGVSSGVDLAMGTFGKALGSYGAYVAGNREMIDYLLNRARSFVFSTALPPAVAAASLAAVQLIQQEPELRHDLQAKMAYFKGMLRAGGYLADLGPSQIIPIQVGESKAALAKAELLRKERIFATAVRPPTVPEGTARLRFSITRHHSTADLAQAAKALLEVMEL
- the bioB gene encoding biotin synthase BioB yields the protein MNQPPDITELQALPLAELMGQALATKLARRGTSFSLCSIINAKSGRCSEDCRFCTQSAHYQTEAPVYPLLDKAQILTAAREAKKNGAGRFSLVTSGRGLASADLPQMLEIIRTIREEVGIKVCASLGILGEAELRQLKEAGVSRYHHNLETSNEFFPQVCTTHSFSDRVATIKAAQNVGLSVCSGGIFGLGESETDRLSMAMTLAECGIDSVPINVLIPLPGTPCGELPPMPIAEILRSIALYRLILPQAAIRLAAGRESALSDFLSSAFMGGADGMMIGGYLTQRGRSPEADRKFAEDIIQLWSI